The following are encoded together in the Flavobacterium sp. TR2 genome:
- the lgt gene encoding prolipoprotein diacylglyceryl transferase, whose product MTHALNLVWNPSEGINLGFFMIRYYSLMFVIAFGLGWFLMKKMFERENESIEKLDSLFVWTVLATLIGARLGHVFFYDWEYFRNHLLEIFLPFKFEPEFQFTGFQGLASHGAAIAIIVAMYYYSKKILKRPLLWILDRVVIPVASGAIFVRLGNFFNSEIIGHETTSAFGIRFLHDKFSKTEAVQKTGIADPKEAYNAIATDPRFANILAEVPSRHPTQLYEAICYVFVFAILYFLYWKTNARLKSGLLFGLFLVLLFVVRFIVEFVKESQGGFESELGLFSTGQWLSIPFIIIGLFFVIRAQRNPLAES is encoded by the coding sequence ATGACACACGCCTTAAATTTAGTTTGGAATCCTTCTGAGGGAATCAACTTAGGATTTTTTATGATTCGCTATTACAGCTTAATGTTTGTAATTGCTTTTGGTTTAGGATGGTTCCTAATGAAAAAGATGTTTGAAAGAGAAAACGAATCGATTGAAAAACTAGATTCTCTATTTGTCTGGACTGTTTTAGCCACTTTAATAGGCGCTCGTTTAGGTCATGTTTTCTTTTACGATTGGGAATACTTCAGAAATCATCTACTTGAGATTTTCCTTCCATTTAAATTTGAACCAGAATTTCAATTTACAGGTTTCCAAGGATTAGCAAGTCACGGAGCAGCTATTGCAATCATAGTTGCCATGTACTACTATAGCAAAAAAATCCTAAAACGTCCATTGCTATGGATTTTAGACCGAGTTGTAATTCCTGTTGCAAGTGGCGCCATTTTTGTTCGTTTAGGCAATTTCTTTAATTCAGAAATTATCGGTCACGAGACTACATCTGCATTCGGAATCCGTTTCCTTCACGATAAATTCAGCAAAACCGAAGCTGTACAAAAAACTGGAATAGCTGATCCAAAAGAAGCTTACAATGCAATAGCTACAGATCCAAGATTTGCGAATATATTAGCCGAAGTGCCTTCAAGACATCCTACTCAATTGTACGAAGCTATCTGTTATGTTTTTGTATTTGCAATTTTATACTTTTTATACTGGAAAACAAATGCTAGACTTAAATCTGGACTTTTATTCGGATTGTTTTTAGTTCTTTTATTTGTTGTGCGTTTTATAGTAGAATTTGTAAAAGAGAGCCAAGGCGGTTTTGAAAGCGAATTAGGGTTATTTTCTACGGGACAATGGTTAAGCATACCTTTTATCATTATTGGGCTTTTCTTTGTTATTAGAGCGCAAAGAAATCCATTAGCAGAATCATAA
- the asnB gene encoding asparagine synthase B, producing MCGIVCAFDLKQKAEALRPQVLEMSKIIRHRGPDWSGIFSNDKAILSHERLAIVDPASGKQPLFTEDKKLVLAANGEIYNHRDLRKQFAGKYNFQTESDCEVILALYKEKGADFVDELNGIFGFAIYDVDKDEYFVARDHMGIIPLYIGWDQHGTFYVASELKALEGYCTKIELFPPGHYLSSKDGEFVQWYKRDWTEYDAVKDNETSIPEIRKALEAAVHRQLMSDVPYGVLLSGGLDSSITSAVAKKFAQKRIESDDTTDAWYPQLHSFSVGLEGSPDLAAARKVADHIGTIHHEIKFTIQEGLDAVRDVIYNLETYDVTTVRASTPMWLMARVIKSMGIKMVLSGEGADELFGGYLYFHKAPNAKEFHEENVRKLGKLHMYDCLRANKSLAAWGIEGRVPFLDKEFMDVAMRINPQDKMINKEHPMEKWVVRKAFEDMLPESVAWRQKEQFSDGVGYSWIDTLKEVVAREVSDEQLANARFKFPLQTPTSKEEYYYRSIFTEHFPSDAAALCVPQEASVACSTKIALEWDEAFKNLNDPSGRAVANVHDDAYVKA from the coding sequence ATGTGCGGAATTGTATGTGCCTTTGATCTTAAACAAAAAGCCGAAGCGTTAAGACCTCAAGTATTAGAAATGTCAAAAATCATTCGTCACCGTGGACCAGACTGGAGCGGGATTTTCAGCAATGATAAAGCGATTCTTTCTCATGAGCGTTTGGCAATTGTAGATCCAGCGTCCGGAAAACAGCCTTTATTTACAGAAGATAAAAAATTGGTTTTGGCTGCAAATGGTGAAATCTATAACCATAGAGACCTTCGCAAACAATTTGCTGGAAAATACAACTTTCAAACAGAAAGCGACTGCGAAGTTATTTTGGCGTTATACAAAGAAAAAGGAGCAGATTTCGTTGATGAATTAAACGGAATCTTCGGATTTGCAATTTATGATGTAGATAAAGATGAATATTTTGTAGCTCGTGACCATATGGGAATCATTCCATTATATATTGGATGGGATCAGCACGGAACTTTTTATGTAGCTTCTGAATTAAAAGCTCTTGAAGGATATTGTACAAAAATCGAATTATTCCCTCCAGGACATTATTTATCAAGTAAAGACGGTGAATTTGTGCAATGGTACAAAAGAGACTGGACAGAATATGATGCAGTAAAGGATAACGAAACAAGCATTCCTGAAATCAGAAAAGCATTGGAAGCTGCGGTTCACAGACAATTAATGAGTGATGTTCCTTACGGAGTTTTACTTTCAGGAGGTTTAGATTCTTCTATTACTTCGGCTGTGGCTAAGAAATTTGCTCAAAAAAGAATTGAGTCAGATGATACTACAGATGCTTGGTATCCGCAATTGCACTCTTTCTCAGTTGGTTTAGAAGGTTCACCAGATTTGGCTGCAGCAAGAAAAGTGGCAGATCATATCGGAACAATTCACCACGAAATTAAATTCACTATCCAAGAAGGATTAGATGCCGTTCGCGATGTAATTTACAACCTTGAAACGTATGATGTAACAACTGTAAGAGCTTCAACTCCAATGTGGTTAATGGCAAGAGTGATCAAATCTATGGGAATCAAAATGGTTCTTTCGGGAGAAGGAGCAGATGAGTTGTTCGGAGGATATTTATATTTCCATAAAGCGCCAAATGCTAAAGAATTCCACGAAGAAAACGTTCGTAAATTAGGAAAACTTCATATGTACGACTGCTTACGTGCAAACAAAAGTTTGGCTGCATGGGGAATTGAAGGTCGTGTACCGTTCTTGGATAAAGAATTTATGGATGTTGCAATGCGCATCAACCCGCAAGATAAAATGATCAACAAAGAGCATCCGATGGAAAAATGGGTAGTTCGTAAAGCTTTTGAAGATATGCTTCCAGAAAGTGTAGCATGGAGACAAAAAGAACAATTCTCTGATGGAGTTGGATACAGTTGGATTGATACTTTGAAGGAAGTGGTAGCAAGAGAAGTATCTGATGAGCAATTGGCAAATGCAAGATTTAAATTCCCATTGCAAACGCCAACTTCAAAAGAAGAGTACTACTATCGTTCAATTTTTACTGAACATTTCCCAAGTGATGCTGCAGCATTATGTGTGCCTCAAGAAGCAAGTGTGGCTTGCAGTACAAAAATCGCTTTGGAGTGGGACGAAGCTTTCAAAAACCTAAACGACCCATCAGGAAGAGCAGTAGCAAATGTTCACGATGATGCTTACGTTAAAGCGTAA
- the secDF gene encoding protein translocase subunit SecDF: MQNKGLIKFFAILFALVSIYQLSFTFVANGVKSEAKAFAGDNPDKELKYLDSIGKEKVLNLGFTDFTYNEVKNKQLNKGLDLEGGINVILQISIKDVLKGLANNSKNPVFNKSLADASANLEGNKTYLNKFFEAFEANSKGTVKLASPDIFANRSLQGEGGVDFQMSDAQVQKVIKRKVDESVESAFKVLRERIDKFGVTQPNIQKLGETGRILVELPGAKDVDRIKKLLGGKAQLEFWETFKIEEIGNFLVSANEALKKTEVKKTETKTVAKDSLNALLTDAKDSSDVKKGNNPLFDKMIVNGGGPVLGYFAPKDTAAINEYFKRPEIRVLLAADQHYAKFVWSKPTTIKDPKAKDIKSAADIEAVELYALKGNRDNNPAMSGGVVTDAKDTFDQMGKPAVSMQMNSQGAKVWEELTGRAFAQKSYIAIVLDDIVYSAPGVTSGPIAGGRSEITGSFDVAETKDLANVLNAGKLPASADIIQSTVVGPSLGQAAIDAGTISSVLGFLLVCVWMVFYYGKAGWYANLALLLNLLFLFGIMASFGFVLTLPGIAGIVLTLGTAVDANIIIYERAKEELREGKSLSEAVTASYGWHGAMRSIIDANVTHVLTGAILFIFGTGPIKGFALTLLIGIVTSLFTSIFIARIFIDRNIAGKGDLTFSTNITKNWFTNFHFDFIKIKKFTYIFSSIVVVVSLVSIFFVNGLDEGVDFVGGRTFQVKFEKPVDATAVSDELSAAFGTPVEAKILGDDDQLKITTKYKIKEDGVAIDEEVNQKLYAALQKYFPNTTYDKFINSFDGKKVGVLQASKVGASISEDIKTNSYWAVLGAMAVIFLYLMVSFRKWQYSLGAIAAVAHDVIFVLGVYSLCYKFMPFHMEMDQHFIAAILTVIGYSMNDTVIVFDRVREFIIGNRKGSFEDIVNASINTTLSRTLNTSLMMIIVLLTMFIFGGESIRGFIFAMLIGIIVGTYSSLFIATPVLVDTISSDEKHTIEDKHNKA, encoded by the coding sequence ATGCAGAATAAAGGACTTATTAAATTTTTCGCAATTCTATTTGCATTGGTAAGTATTTACCAACTATCCTTCACTTTTGTGGCAAATGGTGTCAAAAGTGAAGCTAAAGCTTTTGCAGGAGATAATCCTGATAAGGAGCTGAAATATTTAGATTCTATTGGTAAAGAAAAAGTATTAAATCTTGGTTTTACTGATTTCACTTATAACGAAGTGAAAAACAAACAGCTTAATAAAGGTCTTGACTTAGAAGGAGGAATCAACGTAATTCTTCAAATTTCTATTAAAGATGTATTAAAAGGTTTGGCTAATAATTCTAAAAATCCAGTTTTTAATAAATCATTAGCTGATGCATCTGCAAACTTAGAAGGAAACAAAACATATTTAAATAAGTTTTTTGAAGCTTTTGAAGCAAATTCAAAAGGAACTGTAAAATTAGCATCTCCAGATATTTTTGCTAACAGAAGTCTTCAAGGAGAAGGTGGGGTAGACTTTCAAATGTCTGACGCACAAGTTCAAAAAGTTATCAAAAGAAAAGTTGATGAGTCTGTAGAAAGTGCTTTTAAAGTATTAAGAGAGCGTATCGACAAATTTGGTGTTACACAGCCAAACATCCAAAAATTAGGAGAAACAGGAAGAATCTTGGTAGAGCTTCCAGGTGCTAAGGACGTTGATAGAATTAAAAAATTATTAGGTGGAAAAGCTCAATTAGAGTTCTGGGAAACTTTCAAAATTGAAGAAATCGGTAATTTCCTAGTATCGGCAAACGAAGCTTTAAAGAAAACTGAAGTTAAAAAGACAGAAACTAAAACTGTTGCTAAAGATTCATTAAATGCATTATTAACTGATGCTAAAGATTCTTCAGATGTTAAAAAAGGAAACAATCCTTTATTTGATAAAATGATTGTTAACGGTGGTGGACCAGTTTTAGGTTATTTTGCTCCTAAAGATACTGCTGCTATCAATGAATATTTCAAAAGACCAGAAATTAGAGTATTATTGGCTGCTGACCAGCACTATGCAAAATTTGTATGGAGTAAGCCAACAACTATAAAAGATCCAAAAGCTAAAGACATAAAAAGTGCAGCTGATATCGAAGCTGTTGAATTATATGCTTTAAAAGGAAACAGAGACAATAACCCAGCAATGAGCGGTGGAGTTGTAACTGATGCAAAAGATACTTTTGACCAAATGGGTAAACCAGCTGTTTCTATGCAAATGAACAGCCAAGGAGCTAAAGTTTGGGAAGAATTGACAGGAAGAGCATTCGCTCAAAAAAGCTACATTGCTATTGTATTAGATGATATCGTATATTCTGCTCCAGGTGTAACAAGCGGTCCTATTGCTGGAGGAAGATCTGAGATTACAGGTTCATTTGATGTAGCTGAAACAAAAGATTTAGCTAACGTATTAAATGCAGGTAAATTACCAGCTTCTGCAGATATTATCCAATCAACTGTTGTTGGTCCATCTTTAGGGCAAGCGGCTATTGATGCAGGTACAATTTCTTCTGTATTAGGATTCTTACTAGTATGTGTTTGGATGGTATTCTATTATGGTAAAGCTGGTTGGTATGCAAACCTTGCTTTATTATTAAACTTACTATTCTTATTCGGAATTATGGCAAGTTTTGGTTTTGTATTGACATTGCCAGGTATTGCAGGTATCGTACTTACATTAGGTACTGCGGTAGATGCGAACATTATTATCTACGAAAGAGCGAAAGAGGAATTGCGTGAAGGAAAATCACTTTCTGAAGCAGTTACAGCTTCTTACGGATGGCATGGTGCAATGCGTTCTATTATTGATGCTAACGTTACTCACGTTTTAACTGGAGCTATCTTATTTATCTTTGGAACAGGTCCTATCAAAGGTTTCGCATTAACATTATTAATTGGTATCGTAACTTCATTGTTTACATCAATCTTTATTGCGAGAATCTTTATTGACAGAAATATTGCAGGAAAAGGAGATTTGACTTTCTCAACAAATATTACTAAAAACTGGTTTACAAACTTCCATTTTGATTTCATCAAAATCAAAAAATTCACTTATATCTTCTCTTCTATCGTAGTTGTAGTAAGTTTAGTTTCTATCTTCTTCGTTAACGGATTAGATGAAGGTGTTGATTTTGTTGGAGGTAGAACTTTCCAAGTTAAATTCGAAAAACCAGTCGATGCAACTGCAGTTTCAGATGAATTGTCTGCTGCTTTTGGTACTCCGGTTGAAGCTAAGATTTTAGGTGATGATGATCAATTGAAAATCACGACTAAATATAAAATCAAAGAAGATGGTGTAGCTATCGACGAAGAAGTGAACCAGAAATTATATGCTGCATTGCAGAAATATTTCCCAAATACAACTTACGATAAATTCATCAACTCTTTTGATGGTAAAAAAGTTGGAGTATTGCAAGCTTCTAAAGTAGGTGCTTCTATCTCTGAAGATATTAAGACTAACTCTTACTGGGCGGTTCTTGGTGCAATGGCAGTTATTTTCTTATACTTGATGGTCTCTTTCCGTAAATGGCAATATTCATTAGGTGCAATTGCAGCTGTTGCGCACGACGTAATCTTTGTATTGGGAGTTTATTCATTATGCTACAAATTCATGCCATTCCACATGGAAATGGATCAGCACTTTATCGCTGCGATCTTAACTGTAATTGGTTACTCTATGAACGATACGGTAATCGTATTTGACAGGGTGAGAGAGTTTATCATCGGAAACCGTAAAGGAAGTTTCGAAGATATCGTAAACGCTTCTATTAATACTACATTATCTAGAACATTGAATACTTCATTAATGATGATCATTGTATTATTAACAATGTTTATCTTCGGTGGAGAGTCTATCAGAGGATTTATCTTCGCAATGTTAATTGGTATTATCGTGGGTACTTACTCTTCATTATTTATCGCTACGCCAGTATTGGTTGATACGATTTCAAGTGATGAGAAACACACAATCGAAGACAAACATAATAAGGCATAA
- the asnB gene encoding asparagine synthase B: MSGLLAVIGKGKDPKLVKELSERMSHRGPDESDVHIMENGSILCHESLSIIDLNSGRQPIQGTNKAWMVHDGEIYNYQELKNTVLKNHTFRTESDSEVIVHLYEEFGYDFCNKLDGDFAFVVIDGDKYIAGRDPIGVKPLYYGLDERGRIYFSSEMKSIADQCKSFSTFPPGHYYTAKTGFVKYYRPEYEDHKNANQPLDLELIRESLIQATRKRLLAEVPLGVVLSGGLDTSLISAITSRLLKEKGEKLHSFSIGLDANAPDNVSARKAAEFLGTEHHEIHFSVEEGVKVLEKVIYHIETYDIISVRSGVPMYLLSKAIAEQGIKVVLSGEGADEVFGGHLYFRNAPSEEEFQDETIERVQKLFTADLLRADKTTMANGLEVRIPFLDTEFLDVAIRIKTEEKQPKTYDGVEKYILRKAFDTEDPYLPSEVLWRQKEQFSDGVGYSWVDELIEYCASQVTDEQLAGASAEFPYNSPTTKEAYLYRSIFHKFYPQVSAAQTVRKWIPKWQENLDPSGRANAAHLNGNFENVKSGMTV, encoded by the coding sequence ATGTCTGGATTATTGGCCGTAATTGGAAAAGGAAAAGACCCAAAACTTGTTAAAGAACTTTCAGAAAGAATGTCTCACCGCGGTCCTGATGAAAGTGATGTTCATATCATGGAAAATGGCAGCATACTTTGCCATGAAAGTTTATCGATCATTGATCTTAACTCAGGAAGACAGCCTATCCAAGGAACCAATAAGGCATGGATGGTGCATGACGGGGAAATCTATAATTATCAGGAACTTAAAAATACAGTTTTAAAGAACCATACTTTTAGAACAGAATCAGATTCAGAAGTGATTGTGCATCTTTACGAAGAATTTGGATACGATTTCTGTAACAAACTAGATGGAGATTTTGCCTTTGTGGTTATTGATGGAGATAAATATATTGCAGGCCGTGACCCAATTGGTGTGAAACCTTTGTATTATGGCTTAGATGAAAGGGGGCGAATTTATTTTTCATCAGAAATGAAATCTATTGCAGATCAGTGCAAATCGTTTTCTACTTTTCCTCCGGGCCATTATTATACGGCAAAAACTGGTTTTGTAAAATATTACCGCCCAGAATACGAGGATCATAAAAATGCAAATCAGCCATTAGATTTAGAGTTAATCCGTGAAAGCCTCATTCAAGCAACACGCAAACGTCTGTTGGCAGAAGTGCCTTTAGGAGTGGTGCTGTCAGGAGGTTTGGATACTTCTTTAATTTCGGCAATTACTTCAAGATTGCTAAAAGAAAAAGGCGAAAAGCTGCATTCGTTTTCTATCGGATTGGATGCAAATGCTCCAGACAATGTTTCTGCTAGAAAAGCAGCTGAATTTTTGGGGACAGAACATCATGAAATCCATTTTTCTGTAGAAGAAGGCGTTAAAGTTTTAGAAAAAGTAATTTATCATATCGAAACTTACGATATCATTTCTGTGCGATCTGGAGTGCCAATGTATTTGCTTTCGAAAGCCATTGCTGAGCAAGGAATTAAAGTTGTTTTGTCTGGCGAGGGAGCAGATGAGGTTTTTGGAGGCCACCTCTATTTTAGAAATGCGCCCTCAGAAGAAGAATTTCAGGATGAAACGATAGAACGAGTACAGAAGCTTTTTACAGCCGATTTGCTACGTGCAGATAAAACGACAATGGCAAATGGTTTGGAAGTTCGAATTCCGTTTTTGGATACAGAGTTTTTAGATGTTGCCATTCGAATAAAAACAGAAGAGAAGCAGCCAAAAACTTATGACGGTGTTGAAAAATACATTTTAAGAAAAGCTTTTGATACAGAAGATCCTTATTTGCCTTCAGAAGTTTTATGGCGTCAGAAAGAGCAATTCTCTGATGGCGTAGGATACAGTTGGGTAGATGAATTGATAGAATATTGTGCTTCTCAAGTTACAGATGAACAATTAGCTGGTGCAAGTGCAGAATTTCCATACAATTCGCCAACAACTAAAGAAGCATACTTGTATCGATCAATTTTTCATAAATTCTACCCGCAGGTTAGCGCTGCGCAGACAGTTCGCAAATGGATACCAAAATGGCAGGAAAACCTTGATCCGAGCGGAAGAGCAAATGCTGCACACTTAAACGGTAATTTTGAAAATGTAAAATCTGGAATGACTGTATAA
- a CDS encoding acyloxyacyl hydrolase, whose amino-acid sequence MIQKQVFFIAVLLMAMQLTAQEKSGDYKVGLSYGFGSEFNNADYTFENHFYKVQLYYKLKKSKNFQYEILVQPEINFGKHQLLNYYFVKPERPNFEQKRIEYMKLKEVREYVLNIGFIVRKPIGKMCSLYVLGSVGPLITDTETERMSKGFAFADVLALGFTFSYDKMQFDIRPSLRHVSNAGLGSNNAGYNTKNIEFGISYQL is encoded by the coding sequence ATGATTCAAAAACAAGTATTTTTTATTGCTGTTTTATTAATGGCAATGCAGCTCACAGCACAGGAGAAAAGCGGTGATTATAAAGTAGGTTTGAGTTATGGTTTTGGAAGTGAATTTAATAATGCCGATTACACTTTTGAGAATCATTTTTATAAAGTACAGCTGTATTATAAATTAAAAAAATCCAAAAATTTCCAATACGAAATTTTGGTTCAGCCTGAAATCAATTTTGGAAAGCATCAATTGCTGAATTATTATTTTGTAAAACCTGAGAGACCCAATTTTGAGCAGAAAAGAATAGAGTACATGAAACTGAAAGAGGTGAGGGAATATGTCTTGAACATCGGCTTTATAGTTAGAAAACCTATTGGCAAGATGTGCTCGCTATATGTATTAGGAAGTGTTGGGCCTTTAATTACAGATACAGAAACAGAAAGAATGTCTAAAGGTTTTGCCTTTGCTGATGTTTTAGCGCTTGGTTTTACCTTTAGTTATGATAAAATGCAGTTTGATATTCGTCCGAGTTTACGTCACGTTTCTAATGCTGGCTTAGGAAGCAATAACGCGGGATATAATACCAAGAACATAGAATTTGGTATTTCCTATCAGTTGTAA
- the gyrB gene encoding DNA topoisomerase (ATP-hydrolyzing) subunit B: MSEEIKKNNYSADSIQALEGMEHVRMRPSMYIGDVGVRGLHHLVYEVVDNSIDEAMGGHCDTIGVSINEDGSVTVEDNGRGIPVDLHKKEGVSALEVVMTKIGAGGKFDKDSYKVSGGLHGVGVSVVNALSVHMKSTVFREGKIYEQEYERGKSLYPVKQIGETDKRGTRQTFYPDNTIFTQTTEFSYDTLSARMRELSFLNKGITITFTDKREVDEKGEFRSEVFHSDEGLKEYIRYLDGNREPIISHVISMDHEKGEIPVEVALIYNTSYTENIFSYVNNINTHEGGTHLQGFRSGLTRTLKKYADASGMLDKLKFEISGDDFREGLTAIISVKVAEPQFEGQTKTKLGNREVVSPVSQAVGEMLENYLEENPNDAKVIIQKVILAAQARHAAKKAREMVQRKTVMGGGGLPGKLSDCSEQDPARCEVYLVEGDSAGGTAKQGRDRNFQAILPLRGKILNVEKAMHHKVFENEEIRNIFTALGVTVGTAEDSKALNLEKLRYHKVIIMCDADVDGSHISTLILTFFFRFMKELIEEGHVYIAAPPLYLVKKGNKKEYAWNDVQRDQANERMGGSANIQRYKGLGEMNAEQLWETTMDPNFRTLRQVNIESLAEADQVFSMLMGDEVPPRREFIEKNAVYANIDA; encoded by the coding sequence ATGAGCGAAGAAATCAAGAAGAACAATTATTCAGCAGATAGTATTCAGGCATTAGAAGGGATGGAGCACGTAAGAATGCGTCCGTCGATGTATATTGGTGATGTAGGGGTTCGAGGACTACACCATTTGGTTTACGAGGTTGTTGATAACTCTATTGATGAGGCGATGGGAGGACATTGCGACACAATTGGTGTCTCAATAAACGAAGACGGTTCGGTAACGGTTGAGGATAATGGTCGTGGTATTCCAGTTGATTTGCATAAAAAAGAAGGTGTTTCTGCACTTGAGGTTGTAATGACAAAAATTGGTGCCGGAGGTAAATTCGACAAAGATTCATATAAAGTTTCAGGAGGTTTGCACGGGGTTGGGGTTTCTGTAGTAAACGCCCTTTCTGTTCACATGAAATCTACTGTATTTAGAGAAGGTAAAATTTATGAGCAGGAATATGAAAGAGGAAAATCTTTGTATCCGGTAAAACAAATCGGAGAAACAGATAAAAGAGGTACTCGTCAGACTTTTTATCCAGATAATACAATCTTTACTCAGACAACTGAGTTTTCATATGATACGCTTTCAGCGCGTATGCGTGAGCTTTCTTTCTTGAATAAAGGAATCACAATTACGTTTACCGATAAGAGAGAAGTTGATGAAAAAGGAGAATTTAGAAGCGAAGTTTTCCATTCTGATGAAGGATTAAAAGAATACATTCGTTATTTAGATGGAAACCGTGAGCCGATTATTTCTCATGTAATCAGTATGGATCACGAAAAAGGAGAAATTCCAGTCGAGGTTGCTTTGATCTATAATACAAGTTATACTGAGAATATTTTTTCTTATGTAAACAATATCAATACGCACGAAGGAGGAACGCATTTGCAAGGTTTTAGAAGTGGTTTGACAAGAACACTTAAAAAATATGCTGATGCCTCTGGAATGTTAGATAAATTGAAATTCGAAATCTCAGGAGACGATTTCCGTGAAGGATTAACAGCGATTATTTCGGTAAAAGTTGCAGAACCTCAATTCGAAGGGCAAACTAAAACCAAACTTGGAAACAGAGAAGTAGTTTCTCCGGTTTCTCAGGCGGTAGGAGAGATGTTGGAGAATTATTTGGAAGAAAATCCAAATGATGCTAAAGTAATCATCCAAAAAGTAATTTTAGCGGCTCAGGCACGTCACGCAGCGAAAAAAGCGCGTGAAATGGTACAGCGTAAAACCGTTATGGGCGGTGGCGGATTGCCAGGAAAACTTTCAGATTGTTCTGAGCAGGATCCAGCAAGATGTGAGGTTTACCTTGTCGAGGGAGATTCGGCTGGTGGAACAGCAAAACAAGGTCGTGATCGTAACTTTCAGGCGATTTTGCCATTGCGTGGTAAGATTCTGAATGTAGAAAAAGCGATGCATCATAAAGTGTTCGAAAACGAAGAGATTAGAAATATTTTTACGGCTTTGGGAGTGACAGTTGGTACTGCTGAAGACAGTAAAGCATTAAATCTTGAAAAACTTAGATATCATAAGGTAATCATCATGTGTGATGCCGATGTCGACGGTAGCCACATTTCTACCTTAATATTAACGTTCTTCTTCCGTTTCATGAAAGAGCTTATCGAAGAGGGGCACGTATATATTGCGGCTCCGCCTTTGTACTTAGTTAAAAAAGGAAATAAAAAAGAATATGCTTGGAATGATGTTCAGCGTGATCAGGCTAACGAAAGAATGGGAGGAAGTGCAAACATTCAACGTTATAAAGGTCTTGGAGAGATGAACGCGGAGCAATTGTGGGAAACTACAATGGATCCAAATTTCAGAACACTGCGTCAGGTGAATATTGAAAGTCTTGCAGAAGCAGATCAGGTTTTCTCTATGCTAATGGGGGATGAAGTGCCTCCTCGTAGAGAATTTATCGAGAAAAATGCAGTTTATGCAAATATCGACGCATAA
- the mdh gene encoding malate dehydrogenase, producing MKVTIVGAGNVGATCADVISYRGIASEVVLLDIKEGFAEGKALDIMQCATNTGFNTKVSGVTNDYSKTAGSDVVVITSGIPRKPGMTREELIGINAGIVKTVAENVLKYSPNTIIVVVSNPMDTMTYLALKATGLPKNRIIGMGGALDSSRFRTYLSLALDKPANDISAMVIGGHGDTTMIPLTRLASYNGIPVSQFLSEEVLQKVAADTMEGGATLTGLLGTSAWYAPGASVAYLVDSILNDQKKMIACSVFVEGEYGQNDICIGVPCIIGKNGVEEILDINLNDQEKALFAKSADAVRSMNDALKTILV from the coding sequence ATGAAAGTTACCATTGTAGGAGCAGGAAATGTTGGAGCTACCTGTGCAGATGTTATTTCTTATAGAGGAATTGCAAGTGAAGTAGTGCTGTTGGATATTAAAGAGGGTTTTGCAGAGGGTAAAGCACTTGATATAATGCAGTGCGCCACAAACACAGGTTTTAATACCAAAGTTTCTGGAGTTACCAACGATTATTCTAAGACTGCAGGAAGTGATGTAGTTGTAATTACATCAGGAATTCCAAGAAAACCAGGAATGACAAGAGAAGAACTAATAGGCATTAATGCGGGTATCGTAAAAACAGTTGCCGAAAATGTGCTTAAATATTCGCCAAATACTATAATTGTTGTAGTTTCTAATCCAATGGATACTATGACATATTTGGCTTTAAAAGCTACAGGACTTCCAAAAAATAGAATTATAGGTATGGGCGGTGCTTTGGATAGTTCTCGTTTTAGAACTTACCTTTCATTAGCTTTAGATAAACCAGCAAACGATATTTCGGCAATGGTAATTGGAGGACATGGTGATACTACTATGATTCCATTAACACGTTTGGCATCTTATAACGGAATTCCAGTGTCACAGTTTCTTTCGGAAGAAGTGCTGCAGAAAGTTGCTGCAGATACAATGGAGGGAGGAGCAACTCTTACAGGACTTCTGGGGACTTCGGCTTGGTACGCTCCAGGTGCTTCTGTGGCATATTTAGTAGACAGCATTTTGAATGATCAGAAAAAAATGATTGCGTGTTCTGTATTCGTAGAAGGAGAATATGGCCAAAATGATATCTGTATTGGAGTGCCATGTATAATTGGTAAAAACGGAGTAGAAGAAATTCTAGATATAAACTTAAACGATCAGGAAAAGGCGTTATTTGCTAAAAGTGCAGATGCAGTTCGTAGTATGAATGATGCCCTAAAAACGATTTTAGTATAA